The genomic DNA CGAGTGCCGTCAGCAACAACCCGCGACCCGCTTCGGATTTTTCTTTTCGAAGCAACGCCTTGAGTGGCTCAATCGCTTCGGGACGATTGAGTTTGGCCAGCCATTCAACTGCCGCCTGCCGTGTTGCCAGGTTTTTGTCTTCGAGCGCCCCTAGAATCCGTTCAAAACTGCCCGGGAGCGATTCCAGGCATGGTTGGGCCAATGGGCGTTCAGTTTTGCTCGTCCCAAGCGCTGTTTCCCATAACACCGGAATCAAGGCGAGAGGAGGTGTCGGAAAGATTTGTAACACCTGCAGGGCATTTCGACGGCGAGCGGCCTGATCCTGCTCAACCCCATACCCGCTGAGCACTTTCTTGGGGCTAAATACATCCTGAAGAAGATTCAGATTTTCGGCAAAGTATGGCCACACGGCTTCGGGTTCATATCGGAAAATATCGTACCGGTTCCAGCCGCCTTCGGCGTGCAGAATTGTTCCACCCACCCGATTGGGATTGACCCCGGCGGCCTTGACGACGGCGGCCAGTTGGCGCAAATCAAAGGCTGGGGAGTGGGATTGACGATACAGGTCCAGCAGTCCAGCCCCAGGACCCTCAGGATGCAGGAGTTCCTCGCTGTCACGATACCGGCAGGAAATATAGTCGGTCATTACCATCAACCGAATCACATGAATGAACTGCACCTGCGGATGGGTCACAAACTTTTTCAGTACAGCGCTGAATTTTTCCCAGTTATCGGGCCAAAGAGGTGTTTTCTCAAGAATTCCGACTGTTCCACGCGCCAGAGCCTGGCTGATGGCTTCGGGTTTAGGGCGTTTTACTTCCTTGCTGATGTAGGGCAAGATTTCAACCAGGATCTTTTCAAGCTCCGCTGGCAACGGAACATCGGTTGCAACCGGCGGTAGTGGCGGGAACGTTGGGAGCTGGATTTGAGCCACTGGCTGGCATGCCCCGAGATACTCCCCGATCTGGGCTGATACCTTGTCATCTTTGGCTTGTTCTTGCCATTCAAGCAGGGTCGAAGGGGCTTCAGTTCCGGCCAAATCCATCAGCAGTTTCAGGCTTTGGAACTGATCGGCAGCCTTTTGATCAGCAAAATGTGACTTTAACCAGGCCACCGCGTCGGGTTTGGCTTTTTGGAGTACCGCCACGGCCAGCTCGCGCACTTTCTTCCCAGCCTTGAGCGCCAGCCCGACGACCTCTCCCAAGACTGCTGAGAGGTTTACTTTGTGGGTATCCAGGATTTTCAACGCCAGGATCACCTGAGCCTGGTTTCCAGCCGTCAGGGCTTGGCGAGTGGGTTCAGGGTATTTGGCACAGTACTCAGCAAAGCCAGCCAGGGCCTGACACATTTCAGAGATATTGATTTGGGGAGAATCCGGGTTGGCGAGAAAGGCGAGTCGGGCAATGTAATCCGGGTCGTGTCCGGCCAGGACGCACATCTGAGCGACCAGTTCAGCCTCAAGTTTTGGTTTTTCACGAACGGTGGGCGCCAAACAGGGCGAGCCTTGAACCAGTTGATACAGAAAACAATCCAGGTGGTCGGTTTCACCAAATCGGGCATAAATAAATTCGCCACGGAAATCATTGGAGGCCAGCCGGCTATAGACCCGAGCCAGGCGATAAAAAAATTGAGGATCGCGGAGTTGAATCAGCCGGAAAAACTTCCCCCGGCGTTCGTGATAGGCCGTCGCCAACTCCATCGCCGCCCCGCCGCCTTTCACCGTGGTCAGGTCCTCAATCACGGTAGCCGGCTCGCCGGTCAACACATACGACATCACGCGCTCAGGCAAATTAGTTTGGATTTTCGATAGCGAGTTAAAATCAGTTCGAAGTAACTTTTCCAGTGCGGGAGATAAAGCACCTGCGGGTCCAGTGGTTTGGTTCACGTTGGACATGATGAAGATCCTCTCATCAAATAAATTAGGTGCGGGGAAGATCAAAAATCAAGAATTTGGATTTTTCAATTACCTGGTTATACGATTTTTTACTTTTCGTCAAGAATTTTTTAAAAGCGGCGTCAAGCTGCCGCACTCCAAAGAAAAGAGGGCAGCCCGGTATGCGTGTCATACCTGACTGCCCTCTGGGGCTCAATTGTGGTGAAACGGGCCTTATTCCTGAACCGCTTTTTTAATGGTTTCAGAAATGACAAATTTCAGTTTTTGGCCACCGGGAATGGTGATGGGTTCGCCTGTGCCTGGGTGACGGCCCTGACGCTCTTTGACTTCGCGGAACACAAACTTTCCGAGGCCGGGGAGCATAAAGCCACCTTTTTTTGCTTCTTCAGCGGCGACGACCACCAGCTCATCCAAAATCGCTTTGGCTTGAGCTTTGGCTTTGCTGTCGCCACCGGATTTGGCAGCCAGACGGTCAACCAGTTCGGTCTTGGTCATAAGTTTAACGACCGGTTTGGCGACTTTCTTTGGCGCTGGCTTGGCCGCCGCTTTTTTGGTCGCCTTGGTGTCTTTAGCTTTCGCTGTTTCTTTCGCTTTGCCCTTAGCCGGGGCGCTCTTGGGTGCAGGTGCTGCTTTTTTGGTAGCCATGGTACTTTTTTTCGTTCACTCCTGATGGTTGGGATGGAAATTAAAGATGGAATACCATTACAAAAAATTCAGAAGAAACGCAAGATTTTTTTTGCTGAAAGACCGCCCAGAAGCGGAAAAACTGCAGTCAATTGAAAAAAAATTGCAGAAATAAGCCAGGAAAATTCAAAAAGAATAGTCACCTTCCTTTCATTTATGCCAAATTTTGCTAATTTGACTGGGTGAAAAACCCTCAAAAAAACTGGCTTTTTCTTTGGAGAATTCACCGATGTATTCACTTTTTGACCCCGAAGGGGCGCAGACACTCCTTCAAAGATTTCACCGACTTACTCCAGGTCATTCCCGACATTGGGGAACAATGTCAGCCAACCAGATGATTTGCCATCTCAGCGACCAGCTCCGAGTGGCACTGGGGGAAATCCCTTCGCAACAACGAAAAAATATATTCTGGCGAACATTCATTAAATGGATGGTTCTCTATGTTCCGTTGACTTACCCCAAGGGCGCCCCGACCACGCCGGAGATGAAAATCACCACTGCCAGCCAGTGGGAGGCTGACAAAGCTGAGTTTTGCGCCTGTTTGAAGTCTTCCGCCAGCGTGGCCCCGCCGGTCAATGGTCGCTACATCCGGCATTTGGCCGTCTGACCGGCACGGAGTGGGGCATTCTGGCGGCCAGGCATATGAACCACCATCTGCGTCAATTTGGTGAATAATAGCTCCGCCGGATTGAACAAAATGGTTTGGAGTGGTAAATGGTGAAGGTTTTCCGTCGCATTCTTTTTTTCAGGACTTCTTCAGGCATAGATCTTCAGATACATATTTCCTGGGAGCGCCGGCATCCTGCCGGCACAAGGCGGTTGAGTTTCAATCAGATGCCGGCATCCTGCCGGCGCTCCCAGGGAGGAATCTTTTCTATATATGTCTGCCTTTGAGGTCTTATTTATCCAATAAGGAGTCACGCCTCATGTCTATTCGACAGCGATTCTGTGCCTGTCTGGTTGCGGTCTGCCTGAGCAGCGTTTTTGTGCTCAGCCAACCAGCCCATGCTCAGATTAAACCGCCCGTTTTAAAAATCACCCAAACCAAACTGAAAAACAACCTTACGGTTGTGCTCCACGAAGACCACACCGCACCAATTGTCAATGTTCAAGTCTGGTATCACGTCGGGGCCAAAGATGAAAAACCTGGCCAATCGGGGTTTGCTCACCTCTTTGAGCACATCATGTTTAAAGGCACCAAACATATCGCCCAGGAAGAATACCCCCGGCTGATCGAGGAAACCGGTGGCATCCAAAATGCCGGAACCCTGCAGGATTACACCTTTTACTGGCAAACCGTCCCGGCAAATTATCTTGAGCGCGTGTTGTGGATGGAATCCGAGCGGATGAAATCACTGACCGTCAACGAACAAAACTTTGCTTCGGAACGGCAAGTGGTGTTGGAAGAAAAGAAACTCCGGTTTGATAACACTCCGCTGGGCAAAATCTATGCGCTGTTGTTGTCCAACGTCTTTAAAACCTATCCTTACGCCCACCTTCCCATTGGCTCGGAAGAAGATTTGAATGCCGCGACGGTGGCTGATGTCAAAGCCTTTCATGATCGCTATTACGTGCCTGACAATGCCACCGTGATCATTGTGGGTGATTTCAACACCGCCGAAGTCATCAAGCAAATCGGAAAATACTTTGATGATGTTCCGGCGAGTGCCACGCCCGTGCCGCGCATTAAACTCGAAGAACCCGAGTGGACCGAGGAACGTCGCTCGGTTGTATATGACGCCCGCCTGCCGTTTGGTGGCGTGACGATTGCCTATCCGACCGTCAGCGCCAATCATCCTGACCGTCACGCGCTGGAGCTGCTTTCAAACATTCTGGCTCGTGGCGAGACGTCCCGACTCTATCGGAGCCTGGTGTATGACAAACAACTGGCGATTTTTGCGGCTGGGAGAAATGAACCGCTCGAACTGGCCGGTATTTTTTCGTTTCAGGCGGCCATGGCGGTTGGAAAAACAGCCGAGGAAGGTGAAGCCGCACTGCTGGCTGAAATTGACAAAGTCAAAGCGGAGCCGGTGAGCGAACAGGAACTCAATCGGTCAAAAGCACAGTTGATCAGTTCGCTTGTCCGTCAGCGTCAAACGGTCCAGGGCAAAGCTGACAATATTGGCTATGCGACGGTGATTATGGGTGATTACCGACTGGTGAACTCCGAACTTCAAAAGTACCAGGCGGTGACCATCAAAGACCTTCAGCGGGTCGCCCAAACCTATTTCAATCCATGGAAACGGCTGGTGATTTATTTCCTCCCTGAGTCAATGCGCCCGAAGCAATCTTCAGTGGTGCCGACCTCCACGCCGACAACTGAGACTCAAAAAGGAGCGAACTAACGCCATGCCCTGGTTGAACTTATTTCAGAATTCAAAGACGTTGCGAATGCACTCGCTTTGCAGTTTGCTGCTTTCAGGTGTGTGCCTGCTGACACCACTTTCAGGCGTCACCCTGGCGGCGCAGGAGAAACCACCCGTGGCACCGCCGTTTCATGCGAGGCCGTTTCCGGCGTTTGTTGATCAAACCCTTCCCAATGGATTGCGGGTCCTGATTGTTGAAGACCATCGCCAGCCACTCGTTTCATTTCAACTTTCGCTTCCGGGCGGGGCCATTTACGACACGGATCAAAAAGCCGGTGTGGCTTCGATGACCGCCGATTTGTTGACCAAAGGCACCAAAACTCGCAAAGCCAGGGATCTGGCCCAAACCGTGGACGATCTGGGCGGCGCGCTCGGTGCGGATGCGGGTGATGAATATGCCCGTGTCACTGCCTCATTTCTGTCAAATTCCACCGCCCTGGCGCTCGAACTTCTGGCCGATGTGACACTCAATCCGACCTTTGACGAAGATGAACTTGCCCGGGCAAAAACCCAGGCCATTTCCGGATTTCAATTCACTTCAATTTCAGGCGGCTTTCTGGCGGGTGGCGTCTTTGACCGGCTGGTATTTGGCACGACCCCATATGGACGTCCATCGAATGGAACACCGGAAACAGTCCCTACAATTTCACGAGCCGATGTTGTGGCGTTTCACCAGAAGCATTACACCCCCAAAGGGGCCATTCTGGTGGTGACGGGTGACGTACAGCCAAAAGCCATCATGCCGCTCATCACCAAACACCTTGGCGGGTGGACCGGGGAAGCGGTTCCACCGCTCTCAATTCAACTCCCAACCGAACCAAAGGGCGTGCGCATGGTGGTGATTGATAAGCCAGATGCTGTTCAAACTGAAATCCGCGTCGGTCGCCAGGCGTTTCCGGCCACGGATCCAGATCGGATTACCGCCTCGCTGATGAATGTCGCCCTTGGCGGTGGGTTGTTTACCACGCGTCTGATGCAGGAAGTTCGCGTCAAACGCGGGCTGACCTATGGCGCACGATCATCGCTCCAACTCTTGACCAAAGGCGGAAAATTCACGCTTTCAACCAACACCAAAACCGAATCAACAGTGGAGGTAGTGCGCATCCTCCTTGATGAGCTGAAAAAGTTGCGTGATGTGCCGATTTCTGACGTGGAACTTGCTCAGCGGAAATCATTTATGATTGGGCAGTCGGTCCTCAACGCTGAAACCCCGGCGGACGTGGCCGGCAACCTGCTTGATGCCATTCGACAGGGAGGCGGGAAACAGGACCTGGATACGTATGCCCAGAAAGTGTCCGCCGTCACCGCCGAAGCCATTCAAAAAGTGATGCGCGACCGGCTCAACCCGGACTCAAGCACCATCGTGCTGGTGGGAAATGCCGCCGGATTTGAAAAAGAACTGGCGTCACTGGGGAAATTCGAGAAGATTCCGTTCCGTGACGTGGACTTAATGGCGGCCAATTTACGCAAGCCATCCCCCCTGGAACGACCTGCCACTGATGCTGAAAAGACGGCTGGGTCAGAGTTCCTTAAACAAACGGTTGCCGCTTTGGGTGGCGAGGCGTATGTGAACCAAAAAACGGTGATTCGACAGGGGAGCGGTAAATTCTCACCGCCAGGGTTGCCGCAGCCTTTGGCGGTGCCTTCGATTACCAACACCACTGGGGAGGGCGGTAAGTCGGTGCTTACGATCAAGCATCCAGCCTTCGAAGTCAGCTTTGGAACGGCTGGAGATGGAAAGATCTGGGTCGTTTCGCCACAGGGCGTGCAGGAATTCCCCAATCCAGAACAAGGCAAATTTGGCCTGGATGTGTTGAATAAAGCGGCGGTGCATCCCGAGGAATTCCTGATTCGCAGCCTCCCGGATGAAGAAAAAGAAGGTCGGAAATACAAAGTGTTTGCCATTTCAGATAAGGACAAACACACCACACTGTTTTACTGTGACCCGGAAACCAGTCTGGTATCCCGACTGACATACAAAGGACAACAGGGAGACACTGAAGAACTTTATGCCGATTATGCCGACTTCAGCGGTTTGAAAGTGGCCCGAAAGGTGACCTACAAAACCAACGGCGCGATGTTCCTTGAAGCCACCTTCACAGAGATCAAGGTCAACGAAGCGGTTCCTGATTCCGTGTTTGCCAGGCCGGCTGGGAAATAGGGTTCCGGGTTTTTGGAAGGGATGGGGGATGAGGGATGAGGGATGAGGGATGAGGGATGAAAAAAATCCCTTGTCCCCTTGTCCCATTGTCTCCTTGCCCTTGTCCCCTTGTCACCCAGTCACCTTGTCACCTTGTCACCTTGTCACAGGGTGTTTGATCTAGTCTGAACCCTCCACTCAACCTGCTGCCGTTGGGTTCAACCGGTCAGGGCGACCGGTTGAACCCAACCTCCACTGTTCGATAAAGGCCGGGTGAATTTGTGAAACCCAACTGCCCTCCGAAGTCCCCTTCCTCAAAAAAATCCCCGGCACTTGCCGTACCTGTTTCAACACCTGCGTCACGTTCCACCAACCAGCCCGCACCTGTCGCCAAAGACGTATT from Acidobacteriota bacterium includes the following:
- a CDS encoding DUF4132 domain-containing protein — its product is MSNVNQTTGPAGALSPALEKLLRTDFNSLSKIQTNLPERVMSYVLTGEPATVIEDLTTVKGGGAAMELATAYHERRGKFFRLIQLRDPQFFYRLARVYSRLASNDFRGEFIYARFGETDHLDCFLYQLVQGSPCLAPTVREKPKLEAELVAQMCVLAGHDPDYIARLAFLANPDSPQINISEMCQALAGFAEYCAKYPEPTRQALTAGNQAQVILALKILDTHKVNLSAVLGEVVGLALKAGKKVRELAVAVLQKAKPDAVAWLKSHFADQKAADQFQSLKLLMDLAGTEAPSTLLEWQEQAKDDKVSAQIGEYLGACQPVAQIQLPTFPPLPPVATDVPLPAELEKILVEILPYISKEVKRPKPEAISQALARGTVGILEKTPLWPDNWEKFSAVLKKFVTHPQVQFIHVIRLMVMTDYISCRYRDSEELLHPEGPGAGLLDLYRQSHSPAFDLRQLAAVVKAAGVNPNRVGGTILHAEGGWNRYDIFRYEPEAVWPYFAENLNLLQDVFSPKKVLSGYGVEQDQAARRRNALQVLQIFPTPPLALIPVLWETALGTSKTERPLAQPCLESLPGSFERILGALEDKNLATRQAAVEWLAKLNRPEAIEPLKALLRKEKSEAGRGLLLTALEKLGASVDEFLNRDGLMAEAADGLKKGVPDVLAWFPFAQLPAVHWADTGELVDSKIVTWWLVQANKQGTPEPGPILRRYAGLIPPAERQALGQFILDAWIAQDTVPAYTPEALEKEVERYGKYLLTSRWTQAQIDSYLPEYRRELAKQFKGSALKERGILAVAAACVGQSAAPVVKRFLNTFHGNRLAQCKALVQMLAWVDDTASVQLLLSVSGRFRVKTIREEAALQVQALADRKGWTVDELADRTVPTAGFEDGPELTLDFGSQQFTLRIDQNLQLVLTDAGGKILKALPDPKKDDSEELAKEAKKIYSDAKKQLKTILESQQARLYEAMCTQRSWRADEWSAFLNQHPVLGRCCQHLVWALYDGETLVTTFRPLEDGTLTDCQDESVVLDPAHHVRLAHRVTIGDELARQWQQHLADYEIQPLFPQFDKPPVLLSSEQATSKTWTSCDGYVIKASKLRTKAEKSGYARGAADFERTYTEYFRRFRALECEVVIEFDGITGEISGGTFEDHDVTLAGLSFRRRREHERKGTRMDLKDVPPVLLCEAVADYQAIGAMGKKSVPPA
- a CDS encoding HU family DNA-binding protein, whose protein sequence is MATKKAAPAPKSAPAKGKAKETAKAKDTKATKKAAAKPAPKKVAKPVVKLMTKTELVDRLAAKSGGDSKAKAQAKAILDELVVVAAEEAKKGGFMLPGLGKFVFREVKERQGRHPGTGEPITIPGGQKLKFVISETIKKAVQE
- a CDS encoding DUF1569 domain-containing protein — protein: MRLFEVFRQRGPAGQWSLHPAFGRLTGTEWGILAARHMNHHLRQFGE
- a CDS encoding insulinase family protein, which encodes MSIRQRFCACLVAVCLSSVFVLSQPAHAQIKPPVLKITQTKLKNNLTVVLHEDHTAPIVNVQVWYHVGAKDEKPGQSGFAHLFEHIMFKGTKHIAQEEYPRLIEETGGIQNAGTLQDYTFYWQTVPANYLERVLWMESERMKSLTVNEQNFASERQVVLEEKKLRFDNTPLGKIYALLLSNVFKTYPYAHLPIGSEEDLNAATVADVKAFHDRYYVPDNATVIIVGDFNTAEVIKQIGKYFDDVPASATPVPRIKLEEPEWTEERRSVVYDARLPFGGVTIAYPTVSANHPDRHALELLSNILARGETSRLYRSLVYDKQLAIFAAGRNEPLELAGIFSFQAAMAVGKTAEEGEAALLAEIDKVKAEPVSEQELNRSKAQLISSLVRQRQTVQGKADNIGYATVIMGDYRLVNSELQKYQAVTIKDLQRVAQTYFNPWKRLVIYFLPESMRPKQSSVVPTSTPTTETQKGAN
- a CDS encoding insulinase family protein gives rise to the protein MPWLNLFQNSKTLRMHSLCSLLLSGVCLLTPLSGVTLAAQEKPPVAPPFHARPFPAFVDQTLPNGLRVLIVEDHRQPLVSFQLSLPGGAIYDTDQKAGVASMTADLLTKGTKTRKARDLAQTVDDLGGALGADAGDEYARVTASFLSNSTALALELLADVTLNPTFDEDELARAKTQAISGFQFTSISGGFLAGGVFDRLVFGTTPYGRPSNGTPETVPTISRADVVAFHQKHYTPKGAILVVTGDVQPKAIMPLITKHLGGWTGEAVPPLSIQLPTEPKGVRMVVIDKPDAVQTEIRVGRQAFPATDPDRITASLMNVALGGGLFTTRLMQEVRVKRGLTYGARSSLQLLTKGGKFTLSTNTKTESTVEVVRILLDELKKLRDVPISDVELAQRKSFMIGQSVLNAETPADVAGNLLDAIRQGGGKQDLDTYAQKVSAVTAEAIQKVMRDRLNPDSSTIVLVGNAAGFEKELASLGKFEKIPFRDVDLMAANLRKPSPLERPATDAEKTAGSEFLKQTVAALGGEAYVNQKTVIRQGSGKFSPPGLPQPLAVPSITNTTGEGGKSVLTIKHPAFEVSFGTAGDGKIWVVSPQGVQEFPNPEQGKFGLDVLNKAAVHPEEFLIRSLPDEEKEGRKYKVFAISDKDKHTTLFYCDPETSLVSRLTYKGQQGDTEELYADYADFSGLKVARKVTYKTNGAMFLEATFTEIKVNEAVPDSVFARPAGK